One segment of Streptomyces sp. TG1A-8 DNA contains the following:
- a CDS encoding ABC transporter substrate-binding protein, with protein MRSKSSTIRTARAVTTLAALLVGALALTACSGGDDEDDTGKKTGGSTAGGSTVTLPRLNGTTLEVSAVWTGTEQANFKKVLAEFEERTGAKVTFVPAQDPIINFLGSKIAGGQPPDVVLLPQPGAIRQTVQKRWAKPLGPDALKELRENYSPGWQDVGKVDGKQYGVYYKAANKSLIWYNAQAFENAGAKEPKTWQELLTSARAVYDSGVTPFSVGGADGWTLTDWFENVYLSQAGPEKYDRLAQHRIKWTDPSVKRALTTLAQIWGRKDYVAGGADGALQTEFPASVTQTFTGGDQPKAAMVYEGDFAQVNIGDTQAEVGTDAKVFPFPAVGSEAPVVSGGDAAVILEDSEGAQALATFLASPDAATIQAGLGGYLSPNRNVPDSAYPNEVQRRIARALVASGDDFRFDMSDQAPQAFGGTPGKGEWKALQDFLKNPKDVAGAQARLEKDAAAAYGNGS; from the coding sequence ATGCGCAGCAAGAGCAGCACGATCCGGACCGCCAGAGCCGTCACCACCCTCGCCGCCCTGCTCGTGGGAGCGCTCGCGCTCACCGCCTGCTCCGGCGGCGACGACGAGGACGACACCGGGAAGAAGACCGGCGGGTCCACCGCCGGCGGCTCCACCGTCACCCTGCCGAGGCTGAACGGCACGACCCTGGAGGTCTCCGCCGTCTGGACCGGCACCGAGCAGGCGAACTTCAAGAAGGTCCTCGCCGAGTTCGAGGAGCGCACCGGTGCGAAGGTGACGTTCGTGCCCGCCCAGGACCCGATCATCAACTTCCTCGGATCGAAGATCGCGGGCGGCCAGCCGCCGGACGTCGTGCTGCTGCCGCAGCCGGGCGCGATCAGGCAGACCGTGCAGAAGAGGTGGGCCAAGCCGCTCGGCCCGGACGCGCTCAAGGAGCTGCGGGAGAACTACTCGCCGGGCTGGCAGGACGTCGGCAAGGTCGACGGCAAGCAGTACGGCGTCTACTACAAGGCCGCCAACAAGTCGCTGATCTGGTACAACGCCCAGGCGTTCGAGAACGCGGGCGCCAAGGAGCCGAAGACCTGGCAGGAGCTGCTGACGTCGGCGCGGGCGGTGTACGACTCGGGGGTCACCCCGTTCTCGGTCGGCGGCGCGGACGGCTGGACGCTGACGGACTGGTTCGAGAACGTCTACCTGTCCCAGGCGGGCCCGGAGAAGTACGACCGGCTCGCCCAGCACCGGATCAAGTGGACCGATCCGTCGGTGAAGCGGGCGCTGACCACCCTCGCCCAGATCTGGGGCAGGAAGGACTACGTGGCGGGCGGCGCGGACGGCGCGCTGCAGACCGAGTTCCCGGCCTCCGTCACCCAGACCTTCACCGGTGGCGACCAGCCGAAGGCGGCGATGGTCTACGAGGGCGACTTCGCGCAGGTCAACATCGGTGACACCCAGGCGGAGGTGGGCACGGACGCGAAGGTGTTCCCGTTCCCGGCGGTGGGCTCCGAGGCGCCGGTGGTCTCCGGCGGCGACGCGGCCGTCATCCTGGAGGACTCCGAGGGGGCGCAGGCGCTCGCCACCTTCCTGGCCTCCCCGGACGCGGCCACCATCCAGGCCGGGCTGGGCGGTTACCTCTCGCCGAACAGGAACGTGCCGGACTCGGCGTACCCGAACGAGGTGCAGCGCAGGATCGCCAGGGCGCTGGTCGCGTCCGGTGACGACTTCCGGTTCGACATGTCCGACCAGGCTCCGCAGGCCTTCGGCGGCACCCCCGGCAAGGGCGAGTGGAAGGCCCTGCAGGACTTCCTGAAGAACCCGAAGGACGTCGCGGGCGCCCAGGCGAGGCTGGAGAAGGACGCGGCGGCCGCGTACGGGAACGGGAGCTGA